A stretch of DNA from Candidatus Binataceae bacterium:
CCGCTGCGACTGCCGGATCGGCGCGGGTCAGAGTAGGCGCCGAACAAGCCGATAGTGCCGCGCTCGACGGCGAGCGCAAGACCGTCACCGTGCTGTTCGCTGACATCAAGGGCTCGATGGAGTTGATCGAAGACCTCGACCCGGAAGAAGCCCGCTCCGTAGTCGATCCGGCACTCAAGCTCATGATGGAGGGCGTGCAGCGCTATGGCGGCTACGTCGCGCAATCGACCGGCGACGGTATCTTCGCGCTGTTTGGAGCTCCGGTGGCACACGAGGATCACCCGCAAAGAGCTTTGCATGCGGCCCTGCGCATGCAGGAGGAGCTCAAGCGTTATTCGGACCGAATTCGCTCAGAAGGCCGTCTGCCGGTTCAAGTTCGGGTGGGTTTGAACACCGGTGAGGTGGTGGTCAGGACCATCCAGACGGGTGATGCGCACGCCGAGTATGTGCCCATCGGTCACGCCACCAGTCTGGCCGCGCGGATGCAGGCCTTGGCGCCGATTGGCTCAATCGCGGCGACCGAGCCGATTCGGAAGCTGTGTGAGGGCTACTTCCTCTTCAGATCGCTCGGACCCACCAAGGTCAAGGGGGTTAGTGAACCGGTCACGGTGTACGAGGTGACCGGGTTGGGTCCGTTGCGCACCCGCCTGCAACGGGCGGCTGCACGCGGTTACACCAAGTTCGTGGGCCGCGAGCGCGAGATGGAAATCATGAGGCATGTTGCCGAACTCGTCAATTCGGGCCATGGGCAGCTCCTCGGAGTAGTTGCGGAGCCCGGGTTGGAAAGTCACGCCTGTTCCACGAGTTCAAGACCAGGAACCAGTTGGGATGGATGGTGCTGGAGGCGTTCTCGGTATCGCACGGGAAGGCGTCGGCGTATGCCCCTGCCATAGACTTGCTGAACGGCTATTTCGGAATAGACGCGGGCGACGACGCGCGGAAGCGACGGGAGAAGGTCACCGGAAAGGCCCTGACCCTCGATCGTTCGCTTGAGGACGGGTTGCCCTATCTTTTAAGTCTTCTTTGTATCGCCGAAGGTGAGGATCCACTGGCCAGTGTAGACGCCCAGGTACGCAAGCGGCGCACGATAGAAACGATCAAACGGATGCTTCTGCGCGAATCGCTAAATCAGCCCCTGATGCTTGTTTTCGAGGACCTGCACTGGATCGACGGCGAGACGCAAGCGTTCCTTAACCTGTTGGCCGACTCGATCGCTAGCTCGAGGGTTCTGCTGCTGGTGAATTACCGTCCAGAGTATTCACATGCGTGGAGCAGTAGGACTTACTACACTCAGATCCGACTCGACCCATTGGGGCAGGAAAGCGCCGACGAGATGCTGTCAGCATTGCTCGGAAGCAGCGGCGAGCTCCAGCCTCTGAAGCGGATGATTGCGGCCAGGACGCAGGGCAATCCCTTTTTCATGGAAGAAATGATCCTGACGCTCTTCGACCGTGGCGCTCTAGTTCGCAATGGCGCGGTCAAGCTGGCCCAACCGCTCGACACCCTAAGAGTTCCGGAGACGGTGCAGGCGGTTCTAGCAGCGCGCATAGATAGCCTGCCTGCCGACGAAAAGGACCTCCTACAGGTTTTGTCAGTGATCGGGAGGCAGTTCCCCGTCGCGCTGGTAAAGGCGGTCTGGCAGCGCTCTCACATCGAGGAGAAATCGAATCTCGAACGGATGCTCGACGCGCTGCAACTGGCGGAATTCATCTACGAACAACCAGCGCCCGGCGATATCGACTACACTTTTAAGCACGCGCTCACCCAGGAGGTCGCTTACAACTCACTACTGAGCGACCGTCGCAAGTCTCTGCATGAACAAGTTGGGATGAGTATCGAGGCCTCGTTTGGCGCGAGTCCCGACCACTACAGCGAGCTCGCTCATCAATTTCGGAGGAGCGGCAATGCCGGCAAGGCTTTGGAGTATCTGGTTCATGCCGGTCAGCAGGCGATGGCGCGCACGGCATTTGCCGAAGCACAAGATCAGTTCGGAGCAGGGTTGACTCTGTTGACAAGTCTTCCCGAAACGACTCGGCGCGACCGAACGGAAAGTCTCGTTCGGTTGAATCTTGGGATCTGCACAATCTTCCGGGACGTGGGTGCATTCATGGACAGCGCCGTGCTCTCGAGCGTGGAGCGTGCGCATGAACTATGCGAGAAGCTTGGCAGGGACTCACATCACTGCGACGTTCTGTCCGCGCTCGCGTTTCTGCTTGCCAACCGCTTCGAGTGGGAAATGGCACAGGCCGCTTGCGATGAACTGCTCCAGCTGGCCTCCGAGCTGAACGACCCGGATATGATCGGTCGAGCTCATTTATGGTCAGCTTTCATTCTGCTGTTTCAGGGCAACTTCCACAGTGCGCTCGAGGCGCTCGAGCGTGCCTACAAATTGCCGATAAGTTTTCGTTCGAGACAGGAACTGTCCTTCGGCGGATGGCAGACTTTAACCAGATCTCTTAGCTCACTCGCACTGGCGATAGTGGGTTATCCGGAAAGGGCGCGCCTTCGAAACACTGAGGCCATCCGGCTGGTACGGGAGGAAAAGGACCGCTCTCTCCTTCCTCCAAATCTCTTCTGGTCGACAGTTTTGCATCTCTTGCTCCGGGAGCCGGGCGCTGCGTATCGGAGCATGGAGGAGAGTTTACGTGTTACGTCCGAGGAGAATCTATCAGCACTTGTCCCAGTAAGTGAGTTTTTCCGCGCGCTGGCGCTGGTGCAACTAGGCGAATTCGATCACGGCATGGACCCAATAGTTCGGTATATGAGGGAGATGACGCGTTTTGCCCAAACGCCGGTCGGCGCGCTGATTTATCCGACACTGGCGCAAGCATATATTGCCGCGGGGCGCACCAATGACGGTCTTCAGGCGGTGGTCCACGGAATCGCGATCTTAGAGCAAAACCAGGCTCGTTTTGCTGAGCCCGAATTGTACCGATTAAACGGAGAACTAATGCTGCTCGCGGGGAAGGCGTCCGGCGAGCCAGAAAACTCATTTCGCCGGGCAATCGAAATCGCGCGAGAACAAGGCGCGAAGTGGTATGAACTCCGCGCGACGAATGCGCTCGCCCGGTTACTTATGCGACAGAATCGCCGGGATGAGGCGCACGCGATGCTTGCCGATATCTACAACTGGTTCACCGAAGGTTTCGACACCGCCGACGTGAAGGACGCCAAGGCGCTGCTCGATGAGCTGAGCAACCAGGGCCAAAGCGAGGGGGACCGCTGAATACCGAGGATCAAAATGGCACCTGCAGGACGCATTGATACCCACCATCATGTCGTGCCGCCAACCTATACGGCGTGGTTGAAGAGGAAAGGAATCGCAGCTGGGGGGCTGCCGATTCCGGGTTGGAGTCTGGATGCCGCTATCTCCCTGATGGATAAATTCCGTATCCAGACTTCGATTATGTCGATTTCGACACCTGGAGTTCATCTGGGTGATGACAAGGAGGCTCGCGAAAAGGCCCGCGAGGTGAACGAATACGCCGCGGAGGTCGTACGGAAGCACCGCTCTCGTTTTGGATTCTTCGCCACGCTATGCCTGCCCGACGTTAAAGGCTCGATTGAGGAGCTGGCCTACGCCTTCGACAAACTGCACGCCGATAGCGTCGAGCTTCTGGCCAACAGCCGCGGTATCTATCTCGGCGAGAGGGTCTTCGATCCCCTCTTTGACGAACTCAACAAACGCAACGCGGTGGTGTTCGTTCATCCGTCACACTTGTACGGGCTTGAGCCGCTCAAGGGCATGCCTGCCTTCGTAGCCGATTTCTTGCTGGACACCACGCGTGCGGCGGTGCGACTGGGTGGTTCCGGGACGCTCGATCGCTGTCCCAACCTGAAAATCATCCTATCTCACTCGGGCGGCTTCGTTCCCTTCGCGGCATATCGGATTGCTGGCGCGGCGTCTCCGAAGCGAGACTTCGCGGATGGCATGGAACAGTTGGAGAAATTCCACTTTGACCTTGCGATCTCCGGCACTCCTGCCGCTCTCCCGAGCCTGCTTACAGTGGCACGGCCCGATCAAGTTCTGTTTGCGACTGATTGGCCGTATGCGACTGACGCAATCGCACAAATGTTTACCTCGATGTACGAAGGTTTCTCGCTGAGTGAAAGCCAGCGCGCAGCGATCGATCGGAGCAACGCTGAGGCGCTATTTCCCCGTCTCCGCGGAGGCCTGTCATGAGCGCTTTTCGATTTGGCCCGGATAATCCTAACGAAACCTATGTTCCACACGCTTTTCCCGAACAAACGATTGACACCGGTGAGGCCGTGATCAACTACGCCGTTGTAGGATCGCCAGACAAACCGGCGTTGCTCCTGATACCGGGACAAACCGAATCGTGGTGGGGATACGAGCAAGCGATGGACTTGCTTAAACAGCATTTCCAGGCGTTTGCGGTCGACTTACGCGGGCAGGGAAGATCGAGCCGGACACCCGGACGTTACACACTCGATAATTTTGGCAACGATATGGTGCGGGTCGTGGCCCTGGCCATCAAACGCCCGGTGATTGTCAGCGGGCTTTCGTCAGGGGGGGTGATCTCGGCATGGCTCTCTGCTTATGCGATGCCCGGTACGGTCCGCGGCGCCCACTATGAAGACCCGCCGCTGTTCGCTTCGGATGTCCGCCCCGCTTGCGGACACTCGATCCGCCAAACCATCGGACCGATCTTCGCTCTGATGAGCAAATACCTGGGCGATCAGTGGAGTGTAGGTGACTGGGCGGGAATGCACGAGGCCGCAAAGACGGAGCTTCCTGGCTGGTTGTCGAACGCGATGGCACTGACCATGGGTTCCGAGGCCGAAATTCCACAGCGCCTCAAGGAATACGATCCCGAGTGGGCACGTTGTTTTTGGCAGGGATCTGTCTACGCAAGCTGTGATCATGCCCGGATGCTCGCGAGCGTAAAATGCCCGGTCTTGTACACGCATCACTTCCGTAATGTCGAAGAGACCGAGGGCTCTTTACTCGGAGCCGCCTCAGATCTGCAGGCAAAGCGTGTGTGTGAGCTAGTTGCCGGCTCGGGCCAACCGATTGAATATCGGTCTTTCCCCCAGATGCCGCATTCGATGCATGGCACCGACCCGAAGTTGTTTACGCAGCTACTGATCGAGTTCGAGGAGAAGCTAAGGCATTAACACGTGCTCCTTGACGCTTGAGCCGATTTGACGCTCAAGCCGCGCGCGTTGGTAGTACTCGTTCGCTAACTGAGATGGTGACTTCAAGGAGCCGAGGAATCAAATAATGAGCGTTGCCACAAAGCAGTTTGAAGGCGGCTGCCTCTGCGGGGCGGTCCGTTTTACCGCGACCGGTGAGCCAGTAGGCGTGTATTGGTGTCATTGCCAAAGTTGTCGAAGACATACCGGCGCGCCCGTGTCTGTCTTCGTCGCATTTGAACCGCGAGCCTATACGGTGACCAAAGGCGAGATAACCAAGTTCGATTCCTCACCAGGAAAAACAAGGCGCGGATTTTGCGCGAGGTGCGGATCTACTTTGACTTGCGAAAGCCTGCCCGAGATAACGTTGACGCATTTCCATATCGGCGCATTCGATCAGGCCGCGAAATTGCAGCCGACGAAGCATTATTTTGTCGAGGAACGCATGCCTTGGTTACATACGGGCGAGAATATAAGTTCCAATCGTTAAGCTCACGATGGCTTTCTCAAAGTGGACTTCTGTCGAGCATCGCGACGCCGTTTTGAGAGCGAAACGCTCCCAAGGTGATCTGTCCGATGACGGTTGGTCAAGCTCGAGGCTCTTGCTGATCGAATGGGGGACGCTTGTTCCGCCGTTTGTCCTGCTCTTTGCCGGCCATCGGCATTGCTTTGGGTGCTTTCGGAAAAAGCGCATTCAAAGAGTCTCACGAACCGCCATAACGGCGACCAAGTGCGACCGTGCTATTACCTCTAAGACCGAATCACCCGCCCGATTTTGTAGCTGGTCCCTCAAGGTAACCGCGTAGATCTCCGTTGTGTGCGCACAGCCCTCTTGTACGATGTCGGCGAAATCCTGCCTCTGCAAAGTTGCGCCAGGATTTATGCGCCCGTTCCCGTTATCCGGCCAGGGCGTCGGCATTGCTGACTTGGGAAATGAGGTCCATCGCCTGCTTTGCCGGGGCTCGGTTGATGAAGATAGTAAGAAGGAGGTCGATTCTCGATGAAACTCGCACTATACCTGCCAAACTTCCGGGACAAGGTAACCGTCAGCGAGATCGTCGATCTCGCTCGCCTCGCCGAGGAACTGGCGTTCGATTCAGTTTGGACTTTGGACCGCATCGTGGTTCCGGAAGCATCCGATCGCGAGGAACTACGCAAGCCGTTCGGCTTCATGAAGGAATTTCCTCATTCATTACCCGTTGCTTCGAGAGGCGAGTTCTTGCACGGGCTGCCGCTCATTCCGTACCTGGCGGCCATCACGAAGAAGGTCAGGATAGGCGTCAGCGTGATCGACACTCCTTATCGGGCCCCTGGAGTGCTGGCCGCGGAGATCGGAACCTGGGACCATCTTTCGGGCGGAAGGGTCAACGTCGCCGTCGGAACGGGTTGGATGCCTGAGGAGTTTGAGGCTGCGAGTGCGGCGCATATCTACGAAAGACGCAACAAACACGTCATCGAGACCATCGAGATCATGCAGGGCGTCTGGACGGAGGAACTCTTCGAGTATCACGGCGAGTTTGCCTCCTTTCCGAAATGCGGCTTCGGTGTTAAGCCCGTTCAGAAGCCTCATCCGCCGATCTTTTTCGGAGGGCTCGGGGTACCGAAGATCGCGGCTAAGCGGATAGCCAAATACGGGTTGGCCGGCTGGATCGGAATACAGGACACCCCTGAGGACATCGCGAAGTGGCGGTCGGTGATCAAAGAGGAGCTCGAAATGATCGGGAGTCCGCGTTCGATCGACGATCTCGAAATTGTGAGCATGCTTTTCTTCGACATCACGAGCGTGAAGACCGATCAGACTCCCAGAGGGAAGCTGACACCTTCGATGACGGGCACTACCGGCCAGATCACCGACAACCTCAAGCGGTATAGGGAGGCCGGCTTGACACTTCCCCTCCTCTGGCCGCCATTTAAGGGCGTACCCACCGCGAAGACACTGGTCGATCTGAGGCGATTGAAGGAAGACATTCTGCCAAAAGTGCTGTGACCAACCGCGGCGTGAAGTCCGGGTTGAGGCCCAAGGAAACGCTAGGTCTGCGAGGGTGGGTCACCAAGGTTGATTTGCCACGCCAAGGAGGCTCGCGGCCGGCGATCCAGCCGTGGCTCGCCATGGTGGAGGTTTTCGTTCGGAGAGCCGAGCAGGTCGACAGTGGTTGATCTGCGCGGCCCGCGCCTTCGAAGAACCGTAAGTCCTTACGACCGCGGATTGGGTTGCGAAACGATGGCGTCCGTGAAGAGGTCGAACGCCGCTTCGAAAGAGCTCTCAGCCTGATCGGCCGGAATATCCCACTGCGGAAAGTGTCCGTCTACGTACATCCGCGCGACTCCATACGCCAGGGCACGCGCTGCAAACGAGATCGCCTTTATGTCGTCACGGAGCAGCGGAGCACGTTGGCGTTGTTCGGTCAGTAGTTGTTCCATCAGCTCTCTGATTTCGGCGTTGTCACGGCGGAGCGACTCAGAACCATCGAAATCGATCAGCTTACGGTTCGAGATCACCTGGAAATGCGCAGGGTTGCGCACCACCCATCGCATGTATGCGGTTCCCAGAGCGCGGAAGCGATCGCGCGGCGCGTCGCTTTTGACCTCCTCCAGCGCGCGCACGATTTCATCGCGGAACCTGCGCATCGCCTGCTCCGCAACCGCGGTCATCAGAGTGGTGCGCGAGGGAAAATGACGAAACGGTGCGCCCGACGAAACTCCCGCGCGTTTCGCGACTTCGCGTACGCTGACGCTCTCGACGCCTTGTTCCTTGACCATCTTGAGGGCCGCCGCGATCAGCGCTTCCTTGAGATGCCCGTGATGATAGCTGGTGCGCCGGCGTGCTCGCCGGCGCGGCTCCGTTTTGATAGGCGACTGGGGCATCATTTCGACCCTAGCATCGGTGACGCGCCGATGTAAGCAGTGCGTATTTCAGGTTGACATCGGACGAGTTAAATTGTAAGCAGTGATAACATTTCAAAACTCAGTCCTTTTCGGAGGTCCTCATGAAGTGCGCGCTAGTGAGTTTGGTACTGTGTGTGCTGGCCTCAACCGCCTACGCTCAGACCGGCCGATGGATCACCGCCAGCGGCAATCTGGAGATCGAGATCGCGCCCTGCGGGCAGGCTCTGTGCGGGACCGCGGTCCGCGTGCTGGCAAATAATTCGATGAGCACGCCGGGCAAATCGATGGCCAGCAACGTGCCAGGGACTGGTCTTAAAATCATGCACGACTTCACCTCGACGGGCGACGGAGTCTGGACCGGCTACATCTACGACCGCGAAAATGGCAAGACGTATCGCTGTCGTATGAGGGAACTCGATGCGGACCACCTTGAGGTTCATCCGTACATCGGCATTCCGTTATTCGGACAGACGCAAATTTGGCATCGAGCGCTCGGTTCGACGGAAACGAGCGCGACGACAAAGTGATTCATCGAAGGAAAGCGCGCAACCGGTCAGCGAAATTATCGCAGTCTCTTCCACGCCGATCCCGCACACGTGCAGCTTCGAATGAAGCTCACGGGTGCGTGTTGATGTGAAAGTCACCGCCAAGTTCGAGCGGCCGGTTGTTTACGAATCCTTCGCCCTGCCGGGCGCAGTTCGAGATATAGCCCGAGCCTAGGGATTCCCACGCCGACGACGACGGTCCAGTTCTGGATGCGGGCGAAAGCGATGGCGGCATCGATCACATGAGAATGGTCTGCCGCAGCGCGCTTGTCTGGCAAATTGCAACCGGCGATGCGAGGATGATAAACGCTGCGATAAGATCGAACTCTCAGAGGATCTGGGATTGTGGATCTAAAATATCCGCCCGAGGCTGAAACTTTTCGCCAGCAAATCCGCACCTGGCTGGAAGTCAACGCCCCCCGGGGCGAGCACCGGCCCTATGACACCATAACCGTAGCCAACGATAAGGAATGGCAGGCGCGCAAGGACTGGTATCGCAAGCTCCACTCCGGCGGATGGGTAGGAATCAGTTGGCCACGCGAGTATGGCGGCCGCGACGCCCCGGTAATGCACGCGATGGTTTTTCACGAAGAGCTGGCACGCTTTCGCGCCCAGCTTCCCTATATCGGTGCAGGTGTCGCGCTGGTCGGGCCCACTCTCATTCAGTGGGGCACCGAAGCACAAAAGCGCCGCTTTATTCCCAAGATACTTTCTGGTGAGGAGACCTGGTGCCAGGGATACTCGGAGCCGAATGCCGGATCTGATCTGACCTCCTTAAGGACTGCGGCGGAAGAGGAGGGCGACTACTTCGTCGTCAATGGCTCGAAGATTTGGACTTCGCAGGCGCACCGCGTTGATTGGATGTTCCTTCTGTGTCGAACCGATCGCAACGCACCGGGCAGCCGTGGTCTGTCTTACATACTGGTCGACATGAGAACCCCAGGCATCACCACCCGTCCGATGGTCGAGATAAACGGAGAAGTGAGCTTCAACCAGGTCTTCTTCGACAATGTGCGGGTTCCCAGAGAGAATCTGATTGGCAAGAAGAACGAAGGTTGGCGGGTTGCCACCACTACGCTTTCCTACGAGCGCACTGTTGGGGGCC
This window harbors:
- a CDS encoding adenylate/guanylate cyclase domain-containing protein; protein product: MRCPKCARDNPEDAKFCVGCGNPFEGRCTKCGTENPADASFCKQCGTRLGRLAAPPAATAGSARVRVGAEQADSAALDGERKTVTVLFADIKGSMELIEDLDPEEARSVVDPALKLMMEGVQRYGGYVAQSTGDGIFALFGAPVAHEDHPQRALHAALRMQEELKRYSDRIRSEGRLPVQVRVGLNTGEVVVRTIQTGDAHAEYVPIGHATSLAARMQALAPIGSIAATEPIRKLCEGYFLFRSLGPTKVKGVSEPVTVYEVTGLGPLRTRLQRAAARGYTKFVGREREMEIMRHVAELVNSGHGQLLGVVAEPGLESHACSTSSRPGTSWDGWCWRRSRYRTGRRRRMPLP
- a CDS encoding amidohydrolase family protein; the encoded protein is MAPAGRIDTHHHVVPPTYTAWLKRKGIAAGGLPIPGWSLDAAISLMDKFRIQTSIMSISTPGVHLGDDKEAREKAREVNEYAAEVVRKHRSRFGFFATLCLPDVKGSIEELAYAFDKLHADSVELLANSRGIYLGERVFDPLFDELNKRNAVVFVHPSHLYGLEPLKGMPAFVADFLLDTTRAAVRLGGSGTLDRCPNLKIILSHSGGFVPFAAYRIAGAASPKRDFADGMEQLEKFHFDLAISGTPAALPSLLTVARPDQVLFATDWPYATDAIAQMFTSMYEGFSLSESQRAAIDRSNAEALFPRLRGGLS
- a CDS encoding alpha/beta hydrolase, which produces MSAFRFGPDNPNETYVPHAFPEQTIDTGEAVINYAVVGSPDKPALLLIPGQTESWWGYEQAMDLLKQHFQAFAVDLRGQGRSSRTPGRYTLDNFGNDMVRVVALAIKRPVIVSGLSSGGVISAWLSAYAMPGTVRGAHYEDPPLFASDVRPACGHSIRQTIGPIFALMSKYLGDQWSVGDWAGMHEAAKTELPGWLSNAMALTMGSEAEIPQRLKEYDPEWARCFWQGSVYASCDHARMLASVKCPVLYTHHFRNVEETEGSLLGAASDLQAKRVCELVAGSGQPIEYRSFPQMPHSMHGTDPKLFTQLLIEFEEKLRH
- a CDS encoding LLM class flavin-dependent oxidoreductase — its product is MKLALYLPNFRDKVTVSEIVDLARLAEELAFDSVWTLDRIVVPEASDREELRKPFGFMKEFPHSLPVASRGEFLHGLPLIPYLAAITKKVRIGVSVIDTPYRAPGVLAAEIGTWDHLSGGRVNVAVGTGWMPEEFEAASAAHIYERRNKHVIETIEIMQGVWTEELFEYHGEFASFPKCGFGVKPVQKPHPPIFFGGLGVPKIAAKRIAKYGLAGWIGIQDTPEDIAKWRSVIKEELEMIGSPRSIDDLEIVSMLFFDITSVKTDQTPRGKLTPSMTGTTGQITDNLKRYREAGLTLPLLWPPFKGVPTAKTLVDLRRLKEDILPKVL
- a CDS encoding TetR/AcrR family transcriptional regulator encodes the protein MPQSPIKTEPRRRARRRTSYHHGHLKEALIAAALKMVKEQGVESVSVREVAKRAGVSSGAPFRHFPSRTTLMTAVAEQAMRRFRDEIVRALEEVKSDAPRDRFRALGTAYMRWVVRNPAHFQVISNRKLIDFDGSESLRRDNAEIRELMEQLLTEQRQRAPLLRDDIKAISFAARALAYGVARMYVDGHFPQWDIPADQAESSFEAAFDLFTDAIVSQPNPRS
- a CDS encoding DUF2147 domain-containing protein, which encodes MKCALVSLVLCVLASTAYAQTGRWITASGNLEIEIAPCGQALCGTAVRVLANNSMSTPGKSMASNVPGTGLKIMHDFTSTGDGVWTGYIYDRENGKTYRCRMRELDADHLEVHPYIGIPLFGQTQIWHRALGSTETSATTK
- a CDS encoding acyl-CoA dehydrogenase family protein; the protein is MDLKYPPEAETFRQQIRTWLEVNAPRGEHRPYDTITVANDKEWQARKDWYRKLHSGGWVGISWPREYGGRDAPVMHAMVFHEELARFRAQLPYIGAGVALVGPTLIQWGTEAQKRRFIPKILSGEETWCQGYSEPNAGSDLTSLRTAAEEEGDYFVVNGSKIWTSQAHRVDWMFLLCRTDRNAPGSRGLSYILVDMRTPGITTRPMVEINGEVSFNQVFFDNVRVPRENLIGKKNEGWRVATTTLSYERTVGGRHYPNVVRDLARLAKIVHINGRPASEDSAVRQKIAAFACEAEAVKYTAFRGITRRVKGQSPGPESSTIKICGTELNLKIQLFAMELLGAYAQLDGKEPFAIDGGKWLERALTSRGGTIAGGSNEIQRNIIGERVLKLPR